In the genome of Chryseobacterium phocaeense, the window GATTCCCCAGCTTCTGGGAATAGCTGAAAATATCAAAATTCCCGCGGCATAAAATCGTAATGTCCGAAAACTTAAAACCGTTATCCAGGCTTTCCTGAATATCCTTTCGCATTTTTTCCGAAGTATCGTTGTAAAAATCCTCATTCGTAAGATTTTCAATCAGGCTTACTTTCACACGTCCTTCGATCTGGGATTTCGGACTTTGTTCAGCATCTTCCCCGAAAATATTGCGGTGTTCTTCCTGCAGACCACCAGAATGGTAACGATACAGCTCATTATTGAACTGCACGATATTTTTAGCACTCCGCCAGTTATCCTTTAACACCAGAAGATCTGCTTCCCTGGGCGAAAGCTCCTTCTTGTTGATAATATCCAGCATCAGCTTACTTTCCCCACCACGAAATCTATAGATACTCTGTTTGGGGTCGCCAACAAGCGTAAAGGAGGTATTCTCTGTAGAAACACTATGATCCCGTAATGGGACAAAATTCTGCCACTGCAGCTCCGAAGTATCCTGGAATTCATCAAAAAAATAATGCTGGAACTGTGAACCTACTTTCTCATAGATGAAAGCCGACGGTTCGTTCTTAAGATTTTCATTGATCAGGATATTGAACTTCGAAAGCAGAACAAGGTCATTTTCCTCCTCAATTTTCTTTAATTCGTCCTGGATATCCTTATTTACTTTTAACGGAAGAAGGGCGGACAGGATCTTTTCTTTCTTCTGGGTTTCAATATACAGAAGGATCAGCCGCATCCTGTTTTCAAGAAGCTGGTCCAGTATCTCAAAAATCTCAGGCTCTTTTGCTTTTGATTTCGAAGAAGCACCTTTCCTGTAATTATTGATCACAGACTCCTCAAGTGTTGTCGGAAACGGAAATCCCGGTCTTTTCTGGCTGTAAAAATCCTGAACTTTGGTAAAAAATCCTCCAATCCCGTTTTTACCCTGTGCGAAATCTTCAATCTCAATATTTCTGGATCTGAACAGTTCAACAGACTGTGCAGCAAGCTCCGCAGACTGCTTTTTATTCTGTACAATTTCCTTTCTGAGCGTATTTTTTATCTGCTCATAATTCGTATCATCAAAGCTTTGATTGCTTTTCAGGTGTTCATAATGAATGTCTTTTACAAACTCTTTTGCGGAATCGTAAAGGTTTTTATTAAGGTTAATTCTTTCGTTGTTTTCCAGGCTGTAATCCACATAATCCATGAAAGAATTGGAGATGTTTTCATTCTCACCGATCTGGTCGAGCATTTTATCTACGGCTTCAATCAGGAAAGGTTCAGCCTCAATTTCAAGATTAAAATTCTTCGCTAAACCCAATTCATAGGAAAAGCTTCTCACCAGCCTTGAATTAAAGCGGTCAATCGTTCCGATATTTAAAGTGGAATAATTATGAAGAACATAATCCAGCAGTTTTTTGGAACGTACATGAAGCTCATCAATGGTAATTTTCAGTCCTTCCGCTTCAAAAGCTTTCTGAATATTTTTAAGGTCGCCATTTTCTGCAAAATTTTCAGCCGAAAAGTTTCCAAGCCATGTCAGGATTCTTTCCTTCATTTCATTGGCAGCCTTGTTGGTAAAGGTGAGTGCAAGAATATTCCGGATAGACTGCTGCTGGTTGGGATAGCGGAGACAGATCATCAGAAGCCTCTGGACAAGGGCATACGTTTTCCCTGAACCGGCTGAAGCGTTAATGACTGTATAAGAATTTTGCATTGATGAATTAGAATTGAGACTGCAAGTTAGCTAATTTTTAAGTGAAATTTTAACAATTAGGAAGGGTGATTTAACAGTTTGCAGGGCAAAAATCAAAAAGAAATCCTAAAACACGTTAACTGTGGTTAAACTTATCATTTGATTTAAAAATAATTTTAGATTTGCTTCATAAAAAACTGTGCGTGAAACTTAAATTATTCTTTTTATTAACCTCTCTTTTTTTCA includes:
- a CDS encoding UvrD-helicase domain-containing protein encodes the protein MQNSYTVINASAGSGKTYALVQRLLMICLRYPNQQQSIRNILALTFTNKAANEMKERILTWLGNFSAENFAENGDLKNIQKAFEAEGLKITIDELHVRSKKLLDYVLHNYSTLNIGTIDRFNSRLVRSFSYELGLAKNFNLEIEAEPFLIEAVDKMLDQIGENENISNSFMDYVDYSLENNERINLNKNLYDSAKEFVKDIHYEHLKSNQSFDDTNYEQIKNTLRKEIVQNKKQSAELAAQSVELFRSRNIEIEDFAQGKNGIGGFFTKVQDFYSQKRPGFPFPTTLEESVINNYRKGASSKSKAKEPEIFEILDQLLENRMRLILLYIETQKKEKILSALLPLKVNKDIQDELKKIEEENDLVLLSKFNILINENLKNEPSAFIYEKVGSQFQHYFFDEFQDTSELQWQNFVPLRDHSVSTENTSFTLVGDPKQSIYRFRGGESKLMLDIINKKELSPREADLLVLKDNWRSAKNIVQFNNELYRYHSGGLQEEHRNIFGEDAEQSPKSQIEGRVKVSLIENLTNEDFYNDTSEKMRKDIQESLDNGFKFSDITILCRGNFDIFSYSQKLGNLKVNYRGEETNIKTISDKGLTLELSNTLKSVIEFLRWEINPKNKPNLIMMMYYLNTLGRIHMADFTLEMKEILDIETHEEILQFIQNKYSLKLKQDNFPRFNLYNFVEYYINEFAVENKETDFLLNFLEMLFNFTQNAGASTKEFLKYWDEEASGYTIQASENIDAVQIMTIHKSKGLEFPIVFIPMMNKNRDSEFTNWFDTNNNDALKSVNINQFSKNLEVYDEEIEAFNKKNSYKNLIDRLCLQYVATTRPVEQLFFYLQKANKTSNNLELLEFFNDKNPENADEFDLYEVHPEMLKKNSRDKTSLFKTRDIQNLKNINENRSSIKIATPSKNYQVRNEKVRIGLFVHELLSKINTEKDTAKVLESYLLEGQITLDEKNEIQETLIQIIRKYSEFFDEKWEVINEKDIMISEHGQSHIFRPDRILKSEEGYIIVDFKTGEQTEKNERQIEKYKNILESLGRKVLKTQLIYL